The genomic interval AAGGTAGGAACTGGATTTGATCTTCCTATAGCTTTAGCTATATTAATTGAGAGTGGTCAAATTCAAATGGAGATTTTAGAGAATACTGTTTATTTAGGAGAATTATCCCTAGATGGCCATATTAGATCTGTTAATGGAGCTTTATGCTCTGTTATATCTGGAGTTGAAAATAATAATGATAAGTTTATTATACCAATGGATAATTTAAGAGAATGTTCTTGTGTTGATAATATTAATTTATATGGTTTCTCTCATTTAAAAGAGGTGGTTGGATTTTTAACTTATAGAGATGTGCTACCTTATAAAAGAGAAGAGGAAATTTGTGCGTTAAAGGAAGATAATTCTTTTAATGAGATTTGTGGTCAAGAAAGTGCAAAGAGAGCTATGATAATTGCAGCGGCTGGAAATCATAATGTTATATTGCAAGGACCTCCAGGATCAGGTAAAACAATGCTTGCTAAGGGGGTTAAATCTTTATTACCAGAATTAAATAAAAAAGAAATATTAGAGACAACAAGGATATATAGTGTTTCGGGACTTTTAAATAATACTAAAGGAAAAATTGAAAGGCCCTTTAGAAATCCACATCATACTGCAACAAGGGTATCCTTAATAGGTGGAGGAAGAGATTTAAGGGTAGGAGAAGTTACCTTAGCTCATAATGGTATTTTGTTTTTAGATGAACTTTTAGAGTTTGATAGAAGAACCTTAGAATGTTTAAGAGAGCCTATGGAAAATGGAGAGATAACCATATCTAGGAATGTAGGAAGTGTAACATATCCAGCAGAAGTCATGCTTATAGGA from Clostridium perfringens carries:
- a CDS encoding YifB family Mg chelatase-like AAA ATPase; the protein is MSISLKSSTLIGIEGVIVNIEVDISKGLPSFTLVGLADTSVREAKERVRAAILNSGYEFPLGRITVNLAPGNLRKVGTGFDLPIALAILIESGQIQMEILENTVYLGELSLDGHIRSVNGALCSVISGVENNNDKFIIPMDNLRECSCVDNINLYGFSHLKEVVGFLTYRDVLPYKREEEICALKEDNSFNEICGQESAKRAMIIAAAGNHNVILQGPPGSGKTMLAKGVKSLLPELNKKEILETTRIYSVSGLLNNTKGKIERPFRNPHHTATRVSLIGGGRDLRVGEVTLAHNGILFLDELLEFDRRTLECLREPMENGEITISRNVGSVTYPAEVMLIGAFNPCPCGNYLSGYEGRICTCSEYERIKYRNRLSKAMLDRIDIFTSVRYASYNELNSSNKKENLEDIRNKIKEARERQKFRFKDLEITYNSQMKHSHIQSLIRLDEECHEVLNNIYTRFSLSSRALDRIIKLSRTIADMDGSEDIKKSNIYEALNYRKNLEGEVI